A window of the Henckelia pumila isolate YLH828 chromosome 3, ASM3356847v2, whole genome shotgun sequence genome harbors these coding sequences:
- the LOC140889936 gene encoding uncharacterized protein: MTIRTLEDLLRTSLMDFGLFWLDHLPLIEFTYNNSLAVPEWKWDHITMDFVAKTTEILERMRRNLAIQASIEMAPFEALYGRNCTSPLFWDDLSEALVIGPDMIRDMSDNVKLIQSRMKTAQDKHAKYSNVRRRPLSFEQDDRVFLKISPFRGLWFYSEREYQPDASHVLQPDEAKLDETLRYFERLVQILDRKDKQLRNKSIQLVKVKWSRHGVEEATWELEHDMRQRYPELFV, translated from the exons ATGACTATTCGAACATTGGAAGATCTGTTGAGAACTTCATTAATGGACTTTGGATTATTCTGGctggatcatttgccattgatagAGTTCACCTACAACAACAGTTTGGCAGTTccagagtggaaatgggatcacattacCATGGATTTTGTCGCGAAAACTACCGAGATCCTTGAGAGGATGCGACGCAATCTGG CTATTCAAGcgagcattgagatggctccatttgaagctttatatggTAGGAATTGCACatctccattgttttgggatgatcttTCAGAAGCACTAGTTATTGGGCCCGACATGATTAGAGATATGTCGGATAACGTGAAGTTGATTCAGTCTAGAATGAAAACAGCGCAAGACAAACATGCCAAATATTCTAATGTGAGGCGGAGACCCTTGAGTTTTGAGCAAGATGACCGTGTGTTTTTGAAGATATCTCCTTTCCGGGGGTTATGGTTCTATTCGGAAAGAGAG tatcagCCAGATGCTTCCCATGTACTGCAACCAGATGAGGCAAAACTGGATGAAACCTTGAGATACTTTGAACGACTagttcagattcttgacagaaaagataagcagctcagaaacaagtcaatTCAGTTGGTTAAAGTAAAATGGAGTAGACATggtgttgaagaagcaacttgggaattAGAGCatgatatgagacagagatatCCCGAGCTTTTTGTTTGA